The following is a genomic window from Doryrhamphus excisus isolate RoL2022-K1 chromosome 3, RoL_Dexc_1.0, whole genome shotgun sequence.
CTACACCATCATACGTCCGGTCAAATTGAGCAGGTATAATAGTCAAAGATCACGTTCGAATTGTGCGTTTTCTTTGGAAAATAACTTAAAGTGTGTCTATTCTAATTTGATTAATGTTAGAAGAGCAACAATAACATGTGTTGTATGTCTGATGCTCACCACCAGCTTTCTTTGAAGTCACATTTGTGATTATGAATTGACATGATTTCTTTACGCCTAGGTTTCACAGAGAGTGTCAGCCATGGTGAAAATCTTCATTGGCAATCTTGCCTGCGACACCAGTGCAGACGAGCTGCGACGCCTCTTTGAAAAGTATGGCAAAGTCACGGAATGTGACAGACTCAAAAACTTTGGCTTTGTGCACATGAGTAGCTTGTCCGAGGCTGAGACAGCCATTCGGAACCTCAACCAGCATCAGCTAAATGGCTGGCGCATGAATGTGGAGCTGAGCAAAGGCAAGCCAAAGTCCAGCACCAAGCTGCATGTAGGCAACCTAGGAGAAGGGGTTACCACCGACGTTTTGCGGGCCAAGTTTGAAGAGTTCGGCACTGTAGTGGAATGTGATGTAGTGAAGGACTATGCCTTTGTTCACATGGAACGAATGGAAGATGCCATGGATGCCATCAATAAGATGGACAACACTGCCTTCAAAGGTGAACTCTTGGTTGGGGGATAGTTAGTTAGCCATTTGGATTGTGTGCTCTTGCTCTAGACCTCTCGTGACCAACACAAGCCCTTAGCTGACATTTTCCGCCATTAAAAAACCAGCGACGCTAACCTTTGCCTAAAATCATCAGACGGACTTAAATCATTTTCTGACTTAAGAACGGTAAAAGGCACCTGCTCCAGACGCTGCAGCTTATTCCGTTTAATTTAGCGCATCTTTAAAGTCGGTGAGAGCTTTCGTGTGCAAAGTCTCGGGTCTCATGCGTGTCTTCTCTCTCCTTACAAGGCAAACTGATGAGTGTACAACTGTCCACCAGTCGGCTTCGCACTGCCCCGGGAATGGGAGATCATACCGGATGCTTTGTCTGCGGGAAACATGGTCACTGGTCAAAAGACTGTCCAGTCGATCGCAACAATAGCCACAATGACGACATGAGAGGTCACAATGGCCGGGGCCCTCCACGCGGTCCCCCAGGTTACGGAATGGCCGGCGGGCCATCTGATTACATGCCTGGCTCTGCGTATAGCCGGGCAAGTTATGGCGCTGAGATGCCGCCCCCTCCCCGGAGGCCTGGTGGCTCTGAGGTGGGGGATCGGTACGGTGAGAGGTCATCAATTTACAACCGTGACCGTGCTTATGGTAGTGTTGACTACTATGAGAAATACAGAGCTCGCCCTTTCGGCTCAAGCTATTTCGAGGATCGCCGCATGTCCTATATTCctcccccacctcctccacctcctcccccCTCTTCCCTCTCAAAGTTCTCGGGTATGGATCCGTACAACCGCCGCCCCCCGCCACCTCCAGTGCCATCCGCTTCCGCCGCGGCTTACTATGCGAGAGAGCACAACCCAATCAGCCGAGTACCCATCTCCTCGGCCGGCTACACCTATGAGCGAAAACGGCTGTCGCCCGTGTCTGCGGCCAGGGGCCCGTACCCTGTGCCTCGGCCCAAGGAGCACTATGTGTCACGCTATGCGCCTTACTAAAGCTCCGAGGTAAGCgacatttaaatgaaaaacaaattaacGTCCTAAACAGCAGTACAACAATGTGATCTTTCTTTTTAAAGTTTGTAGGAACTACCAGACTTTTCCAAGGCAGTCGTTTTGTCAAGCTTCCTGACTCATCAGTCTGCGTCGTTTTGGGGAAATTCAGAATGGAAATTGTACCAACACCCGTGGTACCCCGAGTGCCGTTTTTTGTTGCAGATTGTCAGCACAGctacattcatacatattctTCAATAAGAATATTGTCAACGTTAATCTTTTATCTGTCCATTTCTGGCTTGGTTTGCAGCTCAATTTtatcatgtctttttttttctttttttttttttttacatttttttgttacgtGTGACTCAGCATGAAATCAACATTTATACAAGCATCACTACTAAATGTTTCCAGATGAGAATTTACATTTGAATGGGTTAGTAAAAGCTCCTTGACTTGTTCTGTTTTGGTTGTATAAATGTGGCTGTAGATCCAAAATGGTTTCAATGTGATCTATTCTtatagtgttttatttttattttacaacaagAAGTTGGAAGAACGTTTTATCTATTCTACCTTCATcgaggattttattttttttaaagaggcaCACAATGGAATGGACTGTGCCTCACAATGCAACTTAAAATTATCCCATGCCATTTATTTCTGAGTTACAGTGAGGACAATTAAGACATTCCAGCCTCGTTTATTGTGTgttaacaagaataaaattttATATCCCTTTTTTGAAGTGACAGTTGTTGAAATAAAGTGTCATTGAGTGACAGCCAGATGTGTGATACATGTAccatgtttactttttttcaaTTCACAAATATAGATATATTGTCTATGCAAGTACCAATAATTACAGGGAACTATTTCGAGGGTGTCAGGAGGAATATCAAGGGGCACTTTCGTTCCGaatgttcctgttttttttgcatatacCCTCggttatttaaatattttatttttcatgctaACTGTAACAGTTCCAGCATACATAGTAAGTGAACACATTTTTGCAATAAAGCAATTTAGTGACTACTGTTTAATTTCATGGCCATATGTTTGCTCATTGACTATTTGTGTCTGTGATAAGAGTGATAATAGCACCTACATTGTATGTACGTGCAATGTATAAATGTACGTAACGTACATTGAGACCAAAGTGCATGCTATTGCAATCCACGGAAGGCGGAGGGTTACCTGACCACGCATGAAGTAGTCCGAGCGTTAGCACCCGTCGCCATTTTCACTCAGACGGTCGCGAGGACGTGCTGAAGCTTAAAAAGGTAGGCAtcgtattaaaattaaataaaacctaaATATCAGTTCTGAAATGGGTAGTTTTCTCAAACTTCGAGTGTAATATGGAACGATTACGACGAAGCTATTTTAAGGCGgtgagctagcatgctagtagCTATTGTGTTGAGAAATGAGGACAATCACAACCGCCTTTCTATTTTCTTCCTGACCTAACTAGTTGGTACAAAGTTGGTTGATATCgatttattttaaagaatatgtCTTGTTTTGGCGTTCTAGCTCGAGTGTTGTGCACAAAAGATCTGTACATAGCGTGGATAATCCACAGTATTTGATGGTGTCCGAATGATTGAGTCGCCATTTTCGACTCAAGTGGAGTAGTCATATTGAGCTATCTTTGCTTACgtcaaatgtattttaaaatgttttaatcgaCGAATGTCGGGGTGAAACGATACGCCAAATCGCGATTAGGTATGTACCTTCTCGTTAATCACGGTTTGGTACAGTTGgagaacaaaatgcaaaacaaaaaaaaacgattagCTTATGTGTAAGCATTTtaatgaaacatgaaaactgATAGCAGGTAAATTGCCCAGTAAACAAAATTCTCAAAAACAAAATGGGAACTTTGACATATATTGTGTGTTaagacaatacaatacaattcaaTGTAGGTCAGTGTATTGTATTATAGGCGGCGTAAGCTGTTAGATAGGTGATAAAGCAATTTAGTACCATGTCTAATGTGTGTccttattaaatacattttaattttatgatgATAAGCCGTGTGCCGTTTAAAAGAGCAAGTagggggccacactttggacaagcACAAGTGAAcagtttgttatttttactaaaTGAAAGTTCATGATTGGTAAAAGCGTCGTATAAATAGTTCCAGCTATAGTGTAGGTGCCCATCTTCACTGAGCGATGCAGGCTTTCATTGCCGTATTTCATTGggttaaaatgtgttaaaaaaaacaggagactTTAATGATGAAAGAAGTTCTCGAGACTCAAGTGTCTCCTTAGCAGTATCACTAACGAGGCTCATCTTTTTCATGCCGAATACCTTTCCTTTTTGACCTTTTGTTGGCTCACTTCTTGGGCTTGTGAAGGCACATAGCAACACCAACTGTACACTCTTTGTGTCTCACTTTTAATGCGTACGGTTTTGGAATTGGGTAACGCCGCTGTACCGAgttgaataatacaaatacatgtaccGTTAAACCCCTAGTGTTTGGTGACTTTTATCTTTTTCTCCTCTTAAGGTGTGAAGTATAATTTGCCACAATGGTGAAGATATTTGTGGGGAACTTGTCACAAGAGACCACAACGGATGAACTGCGGTCACTCTTCTCGCAGTATGGCAAGATTGCAGAATGCTCCATCCTGAAGAGTTTTGGGTTTGTGCACATGGACAGCAAGTCTGAAGCAGAAGAAGCCATCCGCAACCTTCACCAGTATCAGCTGAACGGACAGGCCATGAACGTGGAGCTGAGCCGTGGCAAATCCAGGGGGTCCACCAAACTCCATGTTGGCAACATCGCCTGCTCCAATCAGGAGCTTCGAGCTAAGTTTGAAGAGTATGGCGTGGTGGTGGAGTGTGACATCGTGAAAAACTATGCCTTTGTTCACATGGAGCGCATGGAGGATGCCATGGAGGCCATTAATCAGTTAGACAACACAGCGTTTAAAGGTGACCTCTCGGGCTGGGCTTATTGGGGAATGTCTTGTCTTCTTTAAGTGTTTGCTTGTTATTAATAGACAGGTAAGTCATGAATGTGCATCAGGTGAGTAAAAAGTGAACTCGTTAGGCTAAGGAGAACCTGGAAAGTTTTAAAGCTGTTATCCGTAATGTAATACAGTATGTCGATTGATCTTGTTACTGTGGAACATGGCATACTGGAATGAATTGATGGCTGCATTCCCGATTTTACACGGTCTGCGCGGGCTTGCGAACACATTTGGAGGGATTATAATTTACGTTGGCTAATTTTACTAGCTATCGTGTCTCCATCCGAGTACAATGAAACTTCTTTTCTACGAACAAATTGAATTCACAGTATGGAAAGTTACGGATTTCAGCTTTAACAATGTGTTGTGGTGTCTTGTTTTTTAGCGAATCATTTGGGagtaaatcttttttttcaaaatgattgCATACAAGTCCTTATTGAGTGTTTCTTTTCAAGGCAAACTGATGAGCGTGAAGCTTTCGACTAGCCGACTCCGTACTGCGCCGGGAATGGGAGACCGATCGGGTTGTTATCGTTGCGGGCAGGAAGGCCACTGGTCCAAAGAATGCCCTCTAGATCAGAACGGCTACCACAGAAACGGCTCAGAGCCAAACTCTGATGGATACGATTCCTCGAGATTTGACGGGCGTGCTCACAGCCGGGCTTATCAAGCGGGCTTCAGTGGTGCGGAAGCAGATTATGGTGGTGGCTACGCTCCTGTGCACGGCTCTTCCCGTGGTTCCGGTCACAGCAGCAATGCGGCGGGGTACCGAGCGGGTCCGGGCTACGAGAATACAGCGAGATACGGGCCGCATCCAGGTTACGGCATGTCCGGCAGCGGGGCGGCATACCAGACCGACGGCTCATACTATGGCGCGGTACCAGGCTACCCGGTGCGGCGATCGCCTTACGAGGAACGGGATCCGTACGGAGTTGTGGACTACTACGGGAAGTACAGGGCCAATATGTACGGTGGCGGTTATTACGAGGAACACCGCGCTGTGCCTACGCCTGCTCCACCAGCGACCGCTGCAGCTGGTATGAGGGAACGTGGGCCTACCATCGACCCATATCAGTGCCCACCGGTTCATCCTGCACCAGTCCCAGTTCCCTCGTACCACGCACGTGACCGGAGTCCTATTCGGAGAGTCTCCGGCGAGGCCGAAGGATACTCATATCAGGGTATGCACATGCCCTCGGGGGGCCCTCCTCCCAATAAGTACTATCTATAACGGTCCGCGGGATCCAGGTGCCGAGCggccatgacacacacacactgaatttTGTCTCGCACAGCCACATGACAGCTGACTAGCCATTCGCTAGTGCCAGTAGTATTACTAGTCGGTTGTGTCTAAAGACAAAAATCAGTGCCACGTAACATTAACATTCAACATGATAGGAAGCAAGAAGGTGTGAATAAGTTCACATTCCAATAACAAAGTAGCGGCAACATTGAATCATTCACCATTTGGCTTCAGTCAGATCACTTAGTGCATGGTGCATGTTTTAAAGGTGAGTGTAACAGCGTCTGTTTGCTTTTTAGTATAGTTGTGGACAGTAGCTACCTGCGTATATTAGGCAAATGTAAATACTGTGTTTTAATTGACTTTAGGCTGAGATGTCATACCCATGAGGACCTATCTGTgtatttgggttgttttttgggttttttgttttgttttgttttttagggGGAAAAATAATTTGACGGTCATGCGACTATTTAGAATTGTTGTAATCAACACCCGTCATTTTGTGTAAACTTTGATTTCATTATACAGACGTTGGCTGCCTGTATTGTCACTATTAAATAAACTGACTGAAATCTACCTCTGTATATGTGCGTCGTAGTCTTACACTGTTATATAGCCCAAAACCAGGCTTGCTTCAcaaaaattttgttttgacAAGGACTGATTAATTATTAAAGGTAAATGTACCTTTGCTTACATTTAATGTGGAAATAATCACTCAAAGCTAGGCAGTAATTCATTGAAGTATAAATATGAAACTGCACACTAGAACACTACTGCTGCACAAATTACATTGTGACTTGTGTCATGTTTAAAGTACAATGCAGCTATTGCTATAACTTGGTGGCTAAAAGATAGCTTGGGGGCGCGGTTTATGTGGACCAATAGGAGTGCGCCATACTGCTGAGCGCCCTCCCTCGCTGACGGGATTatcttttgtgatttttttccgtAAGGCGCCATTTTGATTACTTGACTGAAGAGGATCTCGGAACTCAAGTACAGGGTAGTTGGCGTGCTTCacgttaaaaaaagtatataggTAGCAGACTTGACTAACCATCTAAACAGAGTGAGTCAGTAGGGAGGCCAAAATGGCGACGGGAGCAAATGCGACTCCTTTAGGAAAGTTGCACCCCAGCATTGGCGCTAAGCGAGGCTTCGACGCAGGGCCTGGCGCGGGGAACGGTTTGATGCCCAGCCCGGGCGCGCCTGCAACCTTTTCGCCGATGCAAGGATTCCAGCCGGCAATGCCCCCCTCCGCCTATCCACAAACACACCAGTTCAACGCGGCCAGTGGTTTTTCGCCCCAGCCGCCCCAGCCATCAGGTGGCCAAGGTAAGGTTAGCTTTGTGCTAAAGGCTAACGTATGTCTCTGGAAGCGGAGTGCTAAcacatattaaataaataaataaacgccTTACATTAACCTCGACCAGACggacatatttatatatatatacacatatattaatTGACTTGAATGTGTTGGTAGTTTCTGTAATCAAACTGGTATTAATGTGTACACATATAAGTTGACCTGAGTCGCACCACCAAGTGAAACGTGAAACCAAGTGCGCCATGTTGGTTGCTATTGTTATGAGCAGCTGTTTGTGTGTTGTATAATTTAATGTCTTTAGTTGGCACAATGCTTGAGATGACTGCCGGACTGGATGCTCCTGATAGATCTTAATAGTTTAAAAGGGCCGAATAAACCGGCCTCATTGTATTGTCCCTTCTTTTGACAACAACGCCCCTGCTGGTTGGAGTGAAtcagtgcactccattttgcttTTAATCAAAAGTAAATTTCACACCGTAACGATTGATTCATCGATTATGCACAATTTATTAAGACCCAGTTGTTTTATGCAATAAACACACATCTCCCGGTTTTTATTTGCAGATTTCAGTCAGAAGAAACAAAGGAAGAAGAGTCGTTGGAGCAGTGAGACGCCCGATCAGAAGACTGTCATACCAGGCATGCCCACCGTCATCCCCCCGGGTCTCACGCGGGACCAAGAGCGGGCCTATATAGgtaatttatgtttatttattatgttttttgtcacattttcttGTGATGTCTTGAATtctaacacatttttatataaagACTGATACTTCAAATTTCCATTtgtatttcatatctacagtaTGTATAAGGATGATAATTGTCAACGTGTGCTTCATTTGTTCTTGCAAAAGCCACCTGAAGTcataacattttaacaatatCGTGTTAAAGTGGCAACTGTTTCTAAAGTTGTATGATTTGCTTACCATTGGGTAGCGGCACCCATTAGAAGTTTTAGTTGTATCTGTCCATAAGCTGCAGGTCATAGTTCACTGTCTTGCCTGACCCCCAACAAACACATCAGTATTGTTCCTGTGCATGGAAGCGTTGCTCATAATGTCCTAACGTTTGGCTTTGTGTATTTTGGTTCAAGTGTGAGCAATGCTGCTTCAATGGCAAATCAATCAAGTGTATGCAATTAATATGTTAAAGCAAAATAGAAACAAAAAATGAGTGTGGGTGCTGTGGGGAAATAATCTCAACAAATCACTTGAGTTTAAGTGCCTTCCAGCAGCAGTGTAGCACCAACAAACAGGAGTCCTTTCCTCAATAACTGGCATTGTTATTGATGTTCAGTCATTGGTAATGGTTGGTCATAGCTGGTATGTAAGCATTCATCTGTGCCCGCTTTACGTTGTCACACTTTTTCCACGCTCTTTCTTTTGCCCATTTACTAATACAATACATGGGAagcgctttaaaaaaaaaaagtattcctCTAAAGAACCTTGTCATTTCAGTGACTGAATCTGCACATTTAATTGCAAGTCTCTTGATGTGCATGAGATGActtaattattttatcattgaCCTCATAGAAGGGATGCACCGATTGATGAGCCTGTGAGACGTCCCTGTCGATCATATAAACTGCATTGTTGACCACATTTAACCCCACTCATATCAcaaatgaagtgtttttttaattacatttctgGCGTAAATGAAAAAGACGGTCAAGCAAAATGCAATTGGTGCATTGCTTCTCACTGGAGTAAGTAATGTTAGTCAaggcaaataaataaacaagatcTACAATAATCATGAACACAGAACATTTGCTTCACAGAGACGGTTAGCATTGAAATGCTATTTTTGCCTTGTCGCCATTATGAAATTGTGACACTCTGAGTCCTCGCTAGTCTCTGTTAATTTAACGAGTGCAAATGAGACGCAGGTTGAATGTCTGCATCACAAATTGTGACGCAAACATGAACTTGTAACATCCAAAAGCACTAACTTTCTCTGTGAACACACACAGTTGATTTTAACCATAACTCTATATCATTATGTGTTGTTTGCTTATATTTGGTAACACGAATGTGACAGTCGGCACAAGGTTTGCTTTTCTGGAGGTACCGGAGTCAAATGTTTTACATGTTTCATTTCTGAAGAGTTGACTGTTGATGCTAATGTTAAACAATTGCTAGAAGGTAGAGTGGAACCTACTTATATCGACAACCCGTGGCATTAATAACCTGGATTATCTCAGACATACAACGGAATTGCCACGGCagctttaatattttatttcggCACAAATCATCTTTTTATTGGCATCTATTAGAACAGCACTGTACGCCTTCCACCAATTGCACTCCACGATTCTGTCCCCACTGCCCCCATATATTGCTTGGTCTCCGAATCACAGCTCCGAATTATACACAGCATTGCTGCAATAgcatatgataaataataataatacattttatttgtatagcgcttttcaaaatactcgaagatactttacagaagaatgaagttgaataaagcaagtaaacagaatagaaaacacaccaaaatactacatccattggttaatacacagttaaaacatgagtaaaagcggggcggggcacagcggggcggggcacagcagtcaggagTTGATGGTAGAATAATCAAAATATGCAATGAAACAATGTCAACAGATATTTGTAAGTTCAAAAGTCATGTATCGCCATTATTTAGCCTCTGGCTAAAGCCACAACGAAATGTGAGTGTCAGTGTTGATTATGTCAACATCTGCTTATGTTGACATCAGTCCGAGGGCGAGATAAGCGGGTTCCACTCAAAGAAGAGCTAATGTGTTGTCAGACTTACATTTGATCTTGCTTTGCTTTTCATTTAGCTCAACTACATGTGTGTCAATGATTTGAGACCGTGCTCCCAATGTGCAGGAGCGTTGTCTCATTTGTAATGGTTGTTGTGATAACCACATTTCTCTCCATCCTTGTTTTTCTTTCCTAACCTGAATTCTTCCAGTCCAACTGCAGATTGAAGACCTGACACGTAAACTGCGTACAGGAGACCTGGGAATCCCTGTTAACCCTGAGGACAGGTCGGAAAAAGATTAAATCCATGAACAGTAACACTTTCTCTAccttattgacttttttttttttg
Proteins encoded in this region:
- the LOC131125958 gene encoding RNA-binding protein 4.1-like isoform X1, whose product is MVKIFIGNLACDTSADELRRLFEKYGKVTECDRLKNFGFVHMSSLSEAETAIRNLNQHQLNGWRMNVELSKGKPKSSTKLHVGNLGEGVTTDVLRAKFEEFGTVVECDVVKDYAFVHMERMEDAMDAINKMDNTAFKGKLMSVQLSTSRLRTAPGMGDHTGCFVCGKHGHWSKDCPVDRNNSHNDDMRGHNGRGPPRGPPGYGMAGGPSDYMPGSAYSRASYGAEMPPPPRRPGGSEVGDRYGERSSIYNRDRAYGSVDYYEKYRARPFGSSYFEDRRMSYIPPPPPPPPPPSSLSKFSGMDPYNRRPPPPPVPSASAAAYYAREHNPISRVPISSAGYTYERKRLSPVSAARGPYPVPRPKEHYVSRYAPY
- the LOC131125958 gene encoding RNA-binding protein 4.1-like isoform X2, coding for MVKIFIGNLACDTSADELRRLFEKYGKVTECDRLKNFGFVHMSSLSEAETAIRNLNQHQLNGWRMNVELSKGKPKSSTKLHVGNLGEGVTTDVLRAKFEEFGTVVECDVVKDYAFVHMERMEDAMDAINKMDNTAFKGELLVGG
- the sf1 gene encoding LOW QUALITY PROTEIN: splicing factor 1 (The sequence of the model RefSeq protein was modified relative to this genomic sequence to represent the inferred CDS: inserted 2 bases in 1 codon; substituted 3 bases at 3 genomic stop codons), which encodes MVKIFVGNLSQETTTDELRSLFSQYGKIAECSILKSFGFVHMDSKSEAEEAIRNLHQYQLNGQAMNVELSRGKSRGSTKLHVGNIACSNQELRAKFEEYGVVVECDIVKNYAFVHMERMEDAMEAINQLDNTAFKGKLMSVKLSTSRLRTAPGMGDRSGCYRCGQEGHWSKECPLDQNGYHRNGSEPNSDGYDSSRFDGRAHSRAYQAGFSGAEADYGGGYAPVHGSSRGSGHSSNAAGYRAGPGYENTARYGPHPGYGMSGSGAAYQTDGSYYGAVPGYPVRRSPYEERDPYGVVDYYGKYRANMYGGGYYEEHRAVPTPAPPATAAAGMRERGPTIDPYQCPPVHPAPVPVPSYHARDRSPIRRVSGEAEGYSYQGMHMPSGGPPPNKYYLFSREAKMATGANATPLGKLHPSIGAKRGFDAGPGAGNGLMPSPGAPATFSPMQGFQPAMPPSAYPQTHQFNAASGFSPQPPQPSGGQDFSQKKQRKKSRWSSETPDQKTVIPGMPTVIPPGLTRDQERAYIVQLQIEDLTRKLRTGDLGIPVNPEDRSPSPEPIYNSEGKRLNTREYRTRKKIEEERHSLITEMVGLNPDFKPPADYKPPATRVNDKVMIPQDEYPEINFVGLLIGPRGNTLKNIEKECCAKIMIRGKGSVKEGKVGRKDGQMLPGEDEPLHALVTANTMENVKKAVEQIRNILKQGIETPEDQNDLRKMQLRELARLNGTLREDDNRILRPWQNTEPRSITNTTLCTKCGGAGHISSDCKYTSTFAAQRATGGEPPQSAQDKARMDKEYLSLMAELGEAPVPPPGGGHAGAQGGAPRPPAPNSSQAPPVGYXHXVLKFVYEAXKLFFVSXQQNRPPWMGAGPNDSRSFHGMHGGPGGPHSFPPPMSNMGGPPMHPNPNGMPPPWMQPPPPPMGQGPGPHGHPMSMMPPPMGMMPPPPPPPSSQPPPPPSGPLPPWQQQAPPPPPTSSMATSTPLPWQQNTTTTSSPGTGTLPPWQQPQQPTASAAQPPPPMGSPSMVPPPPGVQPPLPPGAPPPPPPPPPGSTSMMYAPPPPPPPMDPSNFVTMMGMGVPGMPPFGMPPAPPPPPPQN